Proteins encoded in a region of the Phaenicophaeus curvirostris isolate KB17595 chromosome 1, BPBGC_Pcur_1.0, whole genome shotgun sequence genome:
- the RPS19BP1 gene encoding active regulator of SIRT1: MSASLVRRGLELLEAPGQGKAPVGLQQGRNVPRAAGAARRRKAAQESRRNKATVKGRVVKSAIEEYHKKAAVNHLKANLQYMLKGRIVASKAITEQVLAQNRGRKSKDQPPKKAVKKKPQGTVFTEEDFRKFEREYFGRP, translated from the exons ATGTCGGCCTCCCTGGTGCGGCGgggcctggagctgctggaggcacCCG GCCAGGGAAAGGCCCCTGTGGGCCTCCAGCAGGGGCGGAACGTCCCCAGGGCTGCGGGCGCTGCGAGGCGGAGGAAGGCGGCGCAGGAGTCTCGGAGGAACAAGGCCACGGTCAAGGGCAGAGTCGTGAAGTCGGCGATAG AGGAGTATCATAAGAAGGCAGCTGTGAATCACTTGAAAGCAAATCTCCAGTACATGTTGAAGGGACGAATTGTTGCAAGCAAAGCCATCACAGAACAA GTTCTTGCTCAGAACAGAGGCAGGAAGTCCAAAGATCAGCCTCCAAAGAAGGCGGTGAAGAAGAAGCCCCAGGGCACCGTCTTTACTGAGGAAGATTTCCGTAAATTTGAGAGAGAATACTTTGGGAGACCATAA
- the ATF4 gene encoding cyclic AMP-dependent transcription factor ATF-4: protein MSLLNNEMLLGDLLSPFSQPCSVAEESLGLLDDYLEVAEPLGSHGFSSDKAKAVSSNWLAVDSLGNTIDSSQEDAFSGMEWMVEKMDLKEFDFDALLGMEHLEATVSPDELMATLEDTCDLLFNPTIQEFHNKEPPLITDLITHVPESPPEADSMAPLASLWPFPVCPGSLTSTPDHSFSLELGSEVDVLEGERKQEGPTFVVVIKSEKEEENHSDDSGICMSPYSYLGTPQHSPTNSVGSPNDNQVPADASCSSVRSKPYDRPAENVASAEIKEKKIDKKLKKMEQNKTAATRYRQKKRAEQEALSGECRELEQKNQALKEKADSLSKEIQYLKDLIEEVRKAKGKRARVPE, encoded by the exons ATGAGCCTCTTGAACAACGAGATGCTGTTGGGGGATTTGTTATCCCCCTTCAGCCAGCCGTGTTCGGTGGCTGAGGAAAGTCTGGGACTCCTAGATGACTACCTGGAGGTGGCCGAGCCCCTCGGTTCGCATGGGTTCTCCAGCGACAAGGCTAAGGCAGTCTCCTCCAATTGGCTTGCTGTGGACAGTTTAGGCAACACCATAGATAGCAGCCAGG AGGATGCCTTCTCTGGCATGGAGTGGATGGTGGAGAAGATGGATCTGAAGGAATTTGATTTTGATGCTCTGTTAGGTATGGAACATCTGGAAGCCACCGTCTCACCAGACGAGCTGATGGCCACGTTGGAAGACACGTGTGATCTTCTGTTTAACCCTACCATCCAGGAATTTCACAACAAAGAACCCCCATTGATAACTGACCTAATCACCCATGTTCCTGAATCTCCACCTGAGGCAGATTCAATGGCCCCATTGGCTTCCCTTTGGCCTTTCCCCGTCTGCCCAGGGTCTCTGACTTCCACTCCAGACCATTCATTTAGTTTAGAACTAGGTAGTGAAGTGGATGttctggaaggagaaagaaagcaggagggCCCCACCTTTGTAGTAGTGATCAAGtctgagaaagaggaggagaaccATTCTGATGATAGTGGAATATGCATGAGCCCATACTCTTACCTGGGAACACCCCAACATAGTCCTACCAATTCAGTTGGATCCCCCAATGACAACCAGGTCCCTGCAGAtgccagctgcagctctgtgcGGTCCAAACCGTATGATCGTCCTGCTGAGAATGTAGCATCAGcagagataaaggaaaagaaaatagataagaaattaaaaaagatggAGCAGAATAAGACAGCTGCCACACGTTACCGGCAGAAgaagagagcagagcaggaggcgCTGTCTGGGGAGTGCAGAGAGTTGGAGCAGAAGAATCAGGCTCTGAAGGAGAAAGCAGATTCCCTTAGTAAGGAAATTCAGTACTTGAAAGATCTGATTGAAGAGGTACGCAAGGCCAAGGGCAAAAGGGCTAGAGTCCCCGAGTAG